The sequence CAGGGCGTTGACGCGGACGTGGACCGGGACCGGGGGCGGGTCGGCGAGGAGGTCGGCGGTGGCGGCGCGGGCGTACTCCTTGCGTTCGGCGGCGACCGCGTCCTCCAGGTCGACGACGACCACGTCGGCACCGGCGGCCAGGGCCTTCGCCATCACCTCGGGGCGGTCGCCGGGCACGTACAGCCAGGTGAGCGGGGCGGCCCCGGTGGTTTCCGTCGTCTCCACGGTCTCCGTGGTCACAGGGCGCCCTCCGCCCGGAGCTTGGCGATCTCGTCGTCCGTCAGGCCGAGTTCGGTGAGGACCGCGTCCGTGTCGGCGCCGTGCGGGCGGCCGGCCCAGCGGATCCCGCCGGGGGTGTCGGTGAGGCGGAAGAGGACGTTCTGCATGCGCAGCGGGCCCAGTTCGGGATCGTCGACGGTGGTGATCGAGCCGAGAGCCGCGTACTGCGGGTCCTCCATGACATCGCGCACGTCCTGGACGGGAGCCACCGCCGCCTCCGCCTTCTCGAAGGCGTCGATGACTTCGGCGCGGGTGTGCCGGGCGATCCACGTGCCGACCGCCTCGTCGAGGACGTCGGTGTGGCGGGCCCGGTCCGCGCCCGTGGCGAACCACGGTTCGGTGATCAGCTCGGGGCGGCCGACCAGGCACATCACGCGTTCGGCGACCGACTGGGCCGACGTCGAGACGGCGACCCAGGTGCCGTCGGCGGTGCGGTAGGTGTTGCGCGGCGCGTTGTTCTGCGAGCGGTTCCCGGTACGGGCCTGGACATGGCCCAACTGGTCGTACCAGAGCGGCTGCGGGCCCAGCACCGTGAGGATCGGCTCGATGATCGCCATGTCCACGACCTGCCCGCGGCCCGTGCGGTCGCGGGCCGCCAGGGCTGTCATCACCGCGTACGCCGTGGCCAGGCCCGCGATGGAGTCGGCGAGGCCGAAGGGCGGCAGCACCGGCGGGGCGTCCGGTTCACCGGTGATCGCGGCGAACCCGCTCATCGCCTCGGCGAGCGTCCCGAAACCGGGGCGCCGGGAGTACGGGCCGAACTGGCCGAAGCCGGTGACCCGGGCGAGCACCAGCCGGGGGTTCACGGCCGACAGCTCCTCCCAGCCGAGGTCCCATTTCTCCAGCGTGCCCGGCCGGAAGTTCTCGATGATCACGTCGGTGGAGGCGGCCAGACGCAGCAGGGTGTCGCGGCCACCGCAGGTGGAGAGGTCCAGGGTCATCGTGCGTTTGTTGCGGCCGAGGAGTTTCCACCAGAGGCCGATGCCGTCCTTCGACGGGCCGTGGCCGCGGGACGGATCCGGTCTGCGGGGGTGCTCGACCTTGACGACCTCCGCGCCGAAGTCGCCGAGCATCGTGGCGGCGAGGGGACCGGCGAAGAGGGTCGCGAGGTCGAGGACGCGGAGGCCTTCGAGGGGGGCCGGGGCGGCTGCGGGGGACACGGTGGTGGTGGGGGCGGTCATGGGTGCGGGGCCTCCGGGGGACTGGGGCGTACGTCCGGCCGGGTGTCCGGGCGTGTGGTCAGCCGGGCGGTCAGCCGGGCGAGGGTGTCGAAGCCGGTTCCGTCGAAGTCGCCGACGGTCGTGGCCAGGCGGTTCTTCAGGGGGGCCGTCCAGCGGGACGGGAGGGCTTCCGGGGCGCCCGCGAGCAGGCCCGCGATCGAGCCGGCCGTCGCGCCGTTCGAGTCGGTGTCCCAACCGCCCGACACCGCACGGCAGATGGAGGCCGTGAAGTCACCGTCCGCGTGGGTGAGGGCGGCGGCGAGCAGGGCCGTGTTGGGGACGGCGTGGACCCAGTGGTAGGAGGAGTGGGTGGCGTGCAGTTCGTCCACGACTGTGTCGAAGTCCTGGT is a genomic window of Streptomyces sp. NBC_00414 containing:
- a CDS encoding CaiB/BaiF CoA transferase family protein; the protein is MTAPTTTVSPAAAPAPLEGLRVLDLATLFAGPLAATMLGDFGAEVVKVEHPRRPDPSRGHGPSKDGIGLWWKLLGRNKRTMTLDLSTCGGRDTLLRLAASTDVIIENFRPGTLEKWDLGWEELSAVNPRLVLARVTGFGQFGPYSRRPGFGTLAEAMSGFAAITGEPDAPPVLPPFGLADSIAGLATAYAVMTALAARDRTGRGQVVDMAIIEPILTVLGPQPLWYDQLGHVQARTGNRSQNNAPRNTYRTADGTWVAVSTSAQSVAERVMCLVGRPELITEPWFATGADRARHTDVLDEAVGTWIARHTRAEVIDAFEKAEAAVAPVQDVRDVMEDPQYAALGSITTVDDPELGPLRMQNVLFRLTDTPGGIRWAGRPHGADTDAVLTELGLTDDEIAKLRAEGAL